atTTTGTCCCACTGCAAAAGGTATAAATTAATCTCATGCTAAAATTAACATATATTGCTGAGGCAAATGAGTTGGCATCTCCATGTATATCTATTAGCTTCCAGCATTTCCTGAGAGGGCCTTTCATTTAATTACCAGCCTGACAGGCTAGCTCACTCCAGAACTGCAGCCACATTTATTACTTTTATCTCCTTGGACACCTGCCTCTCTCCATGGTTTATCAGATTTCTGTTGAAGAGAtggacaaaatattttctcttgcaCCAGGttattgtttctttaaaaggCACTTACTAGAGCACTGACCTCAAACGGGTTTTTTGGTTGGCTTTGGgtgggctttctttttttcaattatgAAAGCAATCCAGCAGCATTaaccccctcactgccccaccACACACCAGCAGGTCAGAAGAACTCAGATTATGGCTAGGGAGCTGAAAGCCTCACGCTAGCTCCAAGCAAGCAGCTGACCACTTGCCTGCAGTGGGAGTCAAAACCCTCAGATGCTGTGACTGCTCTTCATCCTCCATGTGTGCAAACTCCAATTGGAAATGCTGAGGGACTCCTGAGCACACGGCTCAGTGCCTGCCATTACAGTCTAGTGAGAGGGATCTGCCTGATGCCATCATCCTCTTGATGGTTTGGGCCACACTTTATATTGTCACTAGTGCCTCTATAACTGGTTGATAAAAAGCAAATGTAGATAtaaggaagatttaaaaataaaacaaagctgcCTACGTGCATTACCAGCATCATCACAGCCAGTGTTGTGGGTTATACGTAAGCTGTGTGATGAGCAGCACTCCGCAACAGCCTGGTGAAGCAGCTGTTCTCTCTTACTGCCTCGGGCAGCAGCTCAGGACATGGCTAGTTCAGGCGCTGACTGCAGCAAAAGGGACATCACCAGGCTCGTTCAGCCCAGTTTCAAGACAGTTTCCCCTTGTTTTTCTCTGGGTGGCATTACTGGAATTTGTGGAGATACGTCCCGCAGGCAGGACTTGTGTGAGCTGGTGTGTTGTGACAGAGGTGTTCAAACCAGTAGTGCCTTGGCTTCGTGTGTGTGGACTCGGCGATGCATCTCTTTGGAGGTGTGCAAGCTgactcattttattaaaaaagactGGTTCACTCCTGACAGCCTAATTGTGTTACTTTGAAAGAGCCTGGCAGGAACAGGGCCTTGCTGATAGTGATGCCGTTGAGAAAAACACCTCattacagaggaaaaatgagaaaattgtaTCTGTTTAATTAATGAACCTTTTCAACTTTCTTGGGATTTCCTCCCAGTTCGTAACTCCAGGCTTGCTGGCTGTTTGGCACGAAGCACCTGCTGGCACTGAGCTGTGCAggtggctgtgctgcagacaCAGCCCCGCACGGCTGGAGCCTCTTGCTCCTTCGTGGGTCAGGtcagggcagcaggagcagccctcATGACCCCAGCCAGAGCCCCCTGAGCTGGAGGGTGCCCCCTCCCCGGACTTTGACCAAAGCACTTTCTGGGAAATGCAGCAAAAGTCCTTCAGtgaaacataaattattttaacataagCCTCTTGCAAAAGGCGCCTCTTCCTTCCTGTCACCTCAGTCCTAGTAAAAACTGCTTCACCTCACTCCAGAGCCCCGAGGCTGTTACGCACAGCATACCTAGAGCTCCTGGTTACATGTAGGAGCTCATGGCATGTGGTCCTTGGGCATGTGGTTGGCCCGGCAGTGCCAGGGGGTTTGGAGGTGACCAGAGGAAGCACCCTGGCTGACAGGGATGCACAAATACTGCGGCAGCCGCGGTGTGACAGCTCCTTGAGGTATCACTTTTCCAGTGCACGCTATCACAAACAGTAACATGCAGTACGCAGCAACATGTTTCTGGCCAAAACTTACTACCCACGGGTAAAGTGCCAAGTCAAGACAGGCAAACCATGTCACAAAAGCTTGCAGAATTTGACACTTTTCTAGAAAAAagtctaaactttttttttttaatgaaaagcaaacataattgattttttttggaCCTAAACCctatttatttgtattatttttaaattttaatgaattatgTTAATTTTACGTAGTTTAACAAAAACCAAATTAAACACATTAAACTGTTCAATCCACTCTAACTCCAGTGACTATTATTACTttataatttatcatttttaacACTGACTTTACATCATACATCCCTATCACAGATGAGCCaatgttaattatattttaaaataaaatattcaacaAGATCTAAATGAGACTCAAAGCACAGCAAAAGTAATGACTGTAAGACAGACTGTCACAGAATAATACATGAATGCAGAATGCTGATATTAATTAGTAAATACAAGCTGTTAAGGAGCAGCAGTGGTGTCTGTCATCCTGATATGTATTTGGATCATACGTGATCCCAGCATTCAGGGAAACCAAACATCAGCTGCCAGTGCCTCAGCTCTGACTCATCGTTACTGTTTTGGGGAGCAAGTGTTGCTTTTTTAGCACTGCTCTGAAAAGCAAGGCTAGGTAATTCTCGTTTGAAGTAATTATCTCCAGGGGAGTACCAGGGTTGCTcatatttttaatcctttaagAAGGATATAGCTTATTATTTTGATGTAATTATATAGTGGTGTTTTAAAAAGTGGCCTCCTTAACTTGTGGTGAAATTGCATTTCTTCAAAATCCTCTTTTCACTGATAATTTTACTGTGATGCAGAAGAGGCAGGGAGAACTGGAGTCCTGCATCGCTAAAGAAACCTGCAGGCAAATTTCTTCCAAAAGAGGAAACaccttttaaactttcttttttttttttaaagacttaaaaCAGCTAGCTGAATTATAACAGCACTTAGAAATAAGTACAGCAAACTCATAGCAGATTGCAGGCGAGAGGCCAGGGCCCATCCGCAGAGGCGGGCTGCCCTCTAGCGAGAGCGGCGGGGTGACACCGGCTGCCAGCGCCTGCTGCGCTCTTCCTCCGCACTTAGAACCCGGCTGTTGAATCATTGACCTTGTCTGAAAACATCCCGGGATTATATTGCTACCTGACTTCGGTGCCAGCAAGATATATTTGTATTATGTTTCCAAGcgctttcttgttttcttcacacacagaaaacaagttATTGTTATTTACCCTGAAGTTACTAATtacaagttatttttatttacccTGAAGTGGTAGCTGCAATTTGAAATGACAAGGAACCAGCATGGTAAAGAAATAATGAACCTACAGCTGGAAGGAATAGTTAATCAGCTGAGGGGAGGTGGGGGCAGACACACAGAACACACCTCTCATCCTAATACATGAGTTAAAGACGAGCTCATAAAGCAGAAAAACTTACAGAAGAACatatggaaaagaaacatttgaggGATACAGGGTACATCAGAAGATGATGCTCATTAACCAACCACAGCCATCTAAAATTGGTCAACCAAACCCAGAATGCAGGAGTTTGGGCTTCCACACACAAAACTTACAAACTTTTCTCTGGCAAACCTGCACTGATGTGAAACAAAACCTCAGGCTACTGATATCAAATACTCTGTCCGCCCACCTGGCTGAACAGCAGTTCGCACCCTGCCCACCCGCTGCCGCCCCGCAGACACAACCCCTTCCTAGACCAATTTTTCCAGGGAACCCCGAGTACCAAATCCCTGGAAAGGGAGGGCACACGGCGCACTGCACCGCCCTGACGCTGCACAGCCAGAACCGGTTGGAAGGCGGGAAAAGGCAGCGGTGGAGGGGCAgcggcggctcggccgcgggaCATGCACAGGCTGGCTGCGCGCTGCTTCATCACAACCCTAGGGAAAGGGCTGGAAATTGTATTAGCAGCTTGATAGTTGGATGGTGGAAATCAGATCAGAgggttttaaatggaaattattttcaccAGTACAGATATCCCTAGGGACCAAATTCAGCTACTAATACAATTTGGCCAAGAGGAATAAACTATATTGATCTTGAAAGCTCAAATACCTGCTGAGACAGTCCTTCCAGGGAATTacagtatttatttcttctatcAGTGACAATCAGCAAAAGTGTAACACTGATTATAGCCCAGTCACTTTTTACACATGTCAATTAACTTCATGTATTTCTGCTCATCTCTTACTTCAGTCCTAAAATTACtcccttttttaaagaaacactgaTCTTCTTGCAtcataaaaatatctttaacTAACATCTTTGGTCACTGCATCACGAGTTTTAGCTTTCTGTGACTGTCAATATAAAGCTCTTTCTATAATTTCTCCCAAATTCACTCAACTTTCCCCAGGACGCTGCTTTTACCTACCCTGGCctgcacacttttttttccccatcactgTAATTCAACAGGGCCTACAGGTACAGCAATATGGCCCCCTAGTGCACACAATTAGATTGCGCCAGTGTAGGGGGTTTATTATTTTTAGAGAGcaataaataaagcaataaatagaTTTAATAGATTAAGAAATGCCAATATTGGCACCTATAACTTAGTTTTAATAATATATACTAGGGACTTATATCACTATAAACCTATTCCAAGGTGATTTACTTGAAGAGCTTCAAAATTCTAAGACACTAAAACAGGCAGAGCAGGTGATGCTGCACATTTGGAAACACGcattataattattttgtttgcaTATTTCCACTTCATTTTATAGTCACATTTTACCCAtctctctgagccttctctttcttttctacaAATAGTCTTTGCCTATTCTCTGGTTTCTCAGTTTCTTCGCCTgttctttttcatgtttatgtGATGGGAGTCTCGACTCCTGACATGGAGCCTTCTTGCTGTGACACACACTAACGCGCTGATCTTGCTCCCTCAGACATTATATCTGAAGATAAATTGGGAAATGAAGATGTAGAGTTGTTGGAAGAGACTGGCTTCCCCAGGCACCAGTTTAGCCTGGATCATTGGATTTACAACACCAGCACCGCCAACACTGATTTGACTATTAATCCCTGAAGTGCCCTAGGAATTGCAGCATAAATCCAGTGAAGGAGCACTCATACAGCCCTAAAGACTCATAGCGCTTATCCCGGTACTTCATTCATGAAAATTGATCTTTTCTTAGTAGCAATGACAACTCAAGGAGTCCACGCTTTGTAAAACCAAGAGATCTGCTTGCTGTGGCAATGTACTTAACTGCCAGGAGGTCTGTGATACAAACCAACCTGAGCTCATGCTTAATACTCTGCAGAGACCGGTCCTTTCTTCTTTACACACATACAGAGAGAGCTACAATTTCATTCCCTGTTAGGGATCACTTTAGTGCCTTTGTGCTCCACAGCAGCACTCAACAAAATCACCGTGTTTCTTATACCCAGCCTCAGTAACTTGCTCCCTAAGTATCCTTTACCAAGCAGTGCTTAATTATCTGCTAAGCCAATATCCCTCGTGACAAGAATATAAACCTCTTCTGTATTTGGAGAACCACCGTGTCTGAGCAGAGGGCAGCATGAGCTGGGACTAATCTGGCAAGGAAAAGGAATTGGCTGCTCTGGTTTCAAGGTACCTCTGTGTTGTACAGTGAGCACAACTTTGTCCTATCCCAGGAGGTAAGAGGCAGTGACATATCAGAGAGGGTAAACCCCACAGCAAGCAGCATCTTCCTGATTTTTTGACCTTGATTGCTAGAAACATGGGGAcagatttttaaacaaagatctcaCATTGCTGGCTGTGCAAGTACAGGAGTGGTACAGTAGCATTTGACACACTGTTAGCTACTGGGAACAGCTGAACGGGAGCATGCAACAGCCAGGTACCTGCAACGGCAGCGAGGGCCACAGCTGGAGAGGCCTTGAAGGACAGGCTGGGGCTAGGAAAAGCCCTCTCTCCTACCAAGAGAAGTGGAATGGGAAGAACTTTGATGGGGGGGCAGAGAGGGCCTgtgcctgcccacagcctggagagCTCAGGCAGTGGCTGACTCTAGCACCACATTTGTAAATCCCGGGCAGGGAAGACCTGCAGAACAACTGAGGCAACAAAAGGTGGGAGGGGGATACAGGATGGAAAAGTGAAAACATATGCCCCAGCATCTCTGGTGGAAGCAACTGCAGGATGAGGGAGAAGTGACGGTTGACGTGTCCAGGCTGCCTGTCACAACACATGTCCAGACTCTAAAGCAATGCTGTTACTATGGGAGGGACACTAACAAATCAATACTCGAAAATAGACTTGTCTAATCCAAGTGATCATACTGAAGTGGTGGATGGCTAGAGAAAATGAGGTGGCCTGCATTACAGAAGGCATAATTgacaagacatttttaaaagaaagttccCCATGATAGTAACTGAAATATCTGGTGCTCAATGTACTCTCCCAAGTCAGAGAATTTGTTAGTATAAAGAAGATAAACAATAGACAGATTTAATtttctaagactgtttctttgGCTAGAAAGAATGTTAATTTTGCATCCTGATCTCTGCTGTCActtgtataataataataacatggCTGTTCAGGCACCTAACCGAtgttaaagatattaaatagtcCCTATCTAGCTTAATCTAAAAGGCTAATCTAGCAATCTACCCTGGCCGCAATTTTGCCCTTTGTAAAACTTCACGGTTTCAATAAGCAATGTCACTTCCCTGTTTTATGTTCTTTCCTTTGAATTTTGGTCTTAGCAATGGCTTCCCTCTAAACCAGAGCCCAGCATGGTTTGTGATTTACGGGGGACACCGAGGTCTTTGGGACCCTGGTGCCAGCCACGTTAGGCAATAACCCAGAAACACTGGTACATGCAGGGAGACTGCTCTTCCTGGGACACACAGGTGTCTTGGGTACCTCTAGAGGTGCAGCCTCTGAAATTTGAGGTTAAGCCTGGGATTTACTAACCTAAACCAGCAGTGGGGGAGATGGTAACAAGATGGTATTTCTTTTGATATGCTGAAGTGTATAAACTCTCTAGAAAAGCTTTTTAGCAAGGAGAACCTAACAATTTTCCCTACTTCTTTCGGCTTCCgtttgctgaaaatgttttgcCGACCATTTCCCTTTGTCGCTTATGATTTATCATACAGCCCTCAGGCAAGGtggagggagagggcagggctgccccttaCCCCGGCCCCCTGCACTGcccacagctgcctgcctgcccacacAGCGAGCCAAGGCCGGGTGCTGGATACGTGACTTGTGTGAAGGTCAGTTTTGAGTGTTTCTTTAAGCCTGAACTCAACCCGGGTCCAAACGTCGCCCAGGCCTGACGCCCTGTtcgccgggcagggcagggcagggcagggccggccGTGGCAGCACCATCCGCACAGGCCTCTGTCGGGCTTCGGCACCTCTGAGGGGCCCTGCGAGCTTCAAGCACTAGGGAACTGCCATAAGATATTCTTAGCTCCTAATAATGGTAGAAAAAGAACTGTTGGATGTTTATTTCCTGGAGCACCTTCGCCATGAGGATAATCTGATCAACACGGCACAAGCGCCACCGCTTCCCCCCGGGGGGTCGGAGGAGGCGGGGCGCAGGCGCCGCCTGGCGGCCAGCGCGAGCCGCCGGCTCTCTGCGCAGGCGCGCGTCGCCTCCGCTGTCGTCACCAGCTGCGCCGGaagcgccggcggccgccgccatgGAGGGTGAGAGAGGGAGGGCGGGTGACCGAGGGAGGGGGGTGAGCGCCCGAGGTCGAGGGGGCCCCTCGCCGCGGCGGCCCCTCCTGATGCCCTGCCCCGCTGTGCCTTGCAGGGCTGCTGTACCGCCGCCTGCCGCCGGAGGAGACGGGGGAGCTGCGCCTCCAGGTACCGGCGGAGCCCCGGCCCGGCAGGACAGCCGGCGGGGGCGGTCCCGGGAGCAGCGTGTCCCGCCCGAAGCGCCCGTCCCGGGAGCTACTTGGCGATTTCAACTCTTTTCTCACAAAGTCTTACTCGAAACAAAAGGAAGGGGGGTGGATTTGTGCCCGCGGGCGGGGGCGCCGGCCCTGTTTTCCCCAGTACGCTCCCTTTGGCTTCAGCGTTTGAAGGCACCGtttcaaattaaatgcaaaaatggGCATTTCCTCACTAACAGACACATTAAACTGACGTGAGAAAGCCGTAGGCTGTCGTATGCTTGCACTCGACAGTGCGTGCATGGGGTTTCTGCACGTGAACATTTTCCATTTACTATTCACTTATGTGTAGATCTCCCATTCCTGTGTTAATTCTGTCAGCTTGATAAAAACTGCTAGTCATCAGCAAGCTCTCAATgcaattaaaatttcatattttaaagtatcttttaaaatatccttAGCTTCAGGGATCAGAAGAAGCCAAAACGTTTGTAAATACCTTCCTGAAGCGTAGTATgccaaaaaagaaagatgaagataTCCAGGATATATTAACTCGGAAAGCTGTAGTTCTTGAGCATTAttcccaaaaaaagagaaagcaaaagaggaagaaaacaaaaggttttacTGCCAAACAAAGGCGAGAAATGCGTCTTTTTGAAATTGAGCCCGAACAGCAAAGGTaagatcttaaatattttctttgtgtggTAAGAGTGGGAAGTACATCAAAAGTATGTAAAAGTGACAGCATATACACGTGGATATTAACCCTTCAGTATGCAAAGTCAATCTGAGACTCTGTGGCATTTCACCATGAAAAACAGTTCTCCTGTCTGTATAGTTGGAAAATTCATTTCTGTTTGTTActtgttctctttccttttgtaTACCTAACCCAGATAAAAACTTAGATCAGAGGTGATTGTAAGTCAGACTGCCCATGACCAGAGTCAGAAATCTGCATCAGGTTCCTCAAACTAATGCATGTTGAGTAAAGCCCCCGCTGTTGCTAACAAAGTGGGGAGGTAAAGAGTAGAAATCTGTTTGGTCTTAGATGTATTCTCATTCTCTAAAACACATCACCATTTGGGGTTGATAGAGAGGAGCATACTTTGTACATTTTTTCTACAGCAAACCTGTTGTTTGAAGTGGGTTACCTTGCAAGTTATGAGGGCAGATTACAAAAGTTATGTTAGTTTTAACTCTGGAAATATGAATTACTTTAGTAAACAACCAATAGATTTTCTGATAATTAAGTTCCTGTATACTACTTTTGTCTTTTTACCACAGATACACCATCTTTCTACCACTACATGAACTCTGGAAACAGTATATCAGAGACCTCTGTCATGGACTTAAACCAGATGCGtaagttgaaatatttttaaattagtgtGGTTTTGATTTGGTAGATATTTCCAGGATTACTGAGTTACTGTTTGAAACATCATAGTTACTTGATAGGGTATATACTATTTTTGTAAACTTTGACCACGATTTCAGACGTCAGAGTCACATTTTGTAAACCTAACTTTTGTTTTATTAacaattttctttccctcttctctaATCCCACTCTCTTCAAGGCAGCCACATATGGTTCAGGGCAAACTGCTAAAAGCTGATCTCCATGGAGCTATTGTTACAGGTATTCTCTTcgttttcttttacaaaatcaTCTGAAGTAGACACTCCGTTTCAGGGGCTTATTTTTGAATTCTTTTCAGTATCATTAACTCTAGAATCACATAGGTGAGATCATATGTCAGTGG
The Athene noctua chromosome 9, bAthNoc1.hap1.1, whole genome shotgun sequence DNA segment above includes these coding regions:
- the POP4 gene encoding ribonuclease P protein subunit p29, with translation MEGLLYRRLPPEETGELRLQLQGSEEAKTFVNTFLKRSMPKKKDEDIQDILTRKAVVLEHYSQKKRKQKRKKTKGFTAKQRREMRLFEIEPEQQRYTIFLPLHELWKQYIRDLCHGLKPDAQPHMVQGKLLKADLHGAIVTVTKSKCPSYVGITGIILQEFKHIFKIITKEDKLKVVPKLNNVFRLEIDGFISYIYGSKFQLRASERSAKKFKLKGTIDL